The nucleotide window ATATTGTGTATGTGATTGACTACCGGGTTAGGAGGATGGAGGTTGAGCTGAGGAAGGACCGAAATGATAGCGACCTGTATGTCTGCACCTTTTGCAATGCCACGTATTCGCAGCTCGACGCGCAGTTGCTCCCCCTGGACTCCTACGACGCGCACTTCCTCTGCCTCTGCAACAATAAGATTCAGCTCGTTGTAAGTGCCTAGGAGAGAAGAGGTGGCACCAAGCGGGGTAGACCGCCACGCAGCACACCACGCAGCACACCGCGCTGCTAATCACGCTCACCGCGCTGCTAATCACGCTCACCGCGCTCACCCCGCTCACCGATCACACCACCGCAGGAGAGGGACGAAAGCAGCGACGAGCGAATCTACAGCCGCTACACCAAGTACCTCGACATCTTGAAGGAGCACACGGAGAAGCTCAAGAACTACTTCATCCCCCTCTACACGGAGAAGTTCAGCCGGGTAGCGCCCAGCTCGACGcactccccccccgcggacCACTCGTCAGACGAATCCCTGACGAACAACTCCTCCGAGCTCTCCCTCACTAACAATTCTTCCCTCGTGTCCCAAAGTAGGGCGCAGCGCCGATCGGCAGGCAGGGTGGCAGCACCGATCGACAGGCTGGCAGGCAGCCACTCAGCCAGCTTGCTTGCGTGGCTTATTTGCTTTCCACTCACTCCCCACCCCACGCAGATAACCCCGGAAGGGCGGCAGAACAGAGGAAGGCGACGAACGAGGAAACTCCCACGGACGCATGCAGCAGCGTTATCCGGtcagacaaaaaaataaaaatctgCATGAATgtaaaggggaagaaaggaAGCATCCAAGTGGCATCCCCGTCCAGTGGCGGAAGGGCCGCTAACCCTGGGAAgggcgaagcggaagagaGCACGGAGCAGAAGGGCCACACCACTGGAAGGACAAAGCATAAAAGTGGTGACTTGGCCCACGCGCAACAGAGCGCCAGCGAGATGGCGGTGCTTAAGGACGCCCAGAAGGCGGACGAGCCGGAAATGCCCCTCTTctttatagaaaaatttaacaagGAGTTTTCCCTCATGGGTACGTGCATCGCGGTTGGAGCGGCGGCGTCGGAGCGGCAGCGTTGGTGAAACGCGGCCTTTGCTCCGCTACGCAGTGtgttatcattatatatatatatttattatgttttcttttttttttttttttttttttttctttccccccgttAGATGCCCAGAAGCTGCAGCAAGACATGACGCAGGACGAATTCGAACGCTTCATGGAGTTGCAGGATGAGTACCTCGACTTGATTtgacttccccttttgggccAGCCGTCACCCTGAGCGTCGACTGGGGCAACTGAATTAGCCAGACTACGTAATATGCGAAAGAACCCCATTTATGATGTCCCCTGTAGGATCTCTGCAAGGGGGAAATTATTAATGGGTTCCTCTGCCAGGCAGTACGCGCTAGGCAGGTGCCCCCCCAAGTGGGCGCATGTGAGTGTATGCCGAGTGACCCGTCGAAGTGAAAGATTCGCGACGACTACACTGTGACGTAGGAGAACGTGTGTTCTTGTCTGACGGGGAGAGGGGGGCGTTTCTctacgccttttttttttagtacctACTAATAAgtcacttttattttaactccCGTGAGTGGACGATCGACATGTTGAGATGTGCTTGAAGAGACCTGTTGGCACGTCACTCGGAGGCAGCCTTGCTCATCACGTCGTTTATGTTTCCCCCCGACTGCATCCGTTCGTTTTGCCATTCGCCATTTTCCACCTGCCACGTtattcctcctcttcatttcgctCTTTTGATATCCCCGTTTGTTTGTAAGACCCCCGTcggatcatttttttttttttttttttttttctaccctcGCTCCTGCCCGAAGCTTCACAATTAACGCTTTTaggtcttcccccctcgtCCGATCACATCCCAATggttatttactttttttttaagttaacaGAACGGTGGAAACGGAGCTTTGTCGGTGCATTTGCGGGTTGCATTAGTGTAACGGGGGAGAAGTAACCGCTTAGGGGGGTTCTCCCCAATGGAGGTGTAATCTTTGGCGCGGCTTCATGGCACTTCGTGGCGCTTCCTAGCACGTGCCGCGCAAACCCCGTTGCCGCCATGCGCTATGACCCGGGGGGGAGAGTGGCGCCTCCCTTTGGAAACCCGTTCGAAGCACCTCGCCAGTGGAGtggcaaagggggaggaaactGAATGGCTGTTCAAACACtattggcatttttttttttcttttttttcaccacccCGTTGCACCGAACGGGTGAGAGGTCGACTGCTTAACCTAAGCTAACCTAGCCGAACGGTGGTGCATCAAATTCGGGAGGATCGCAC belongs to Plasmodium vivax chromosome 3, whole genome shotgun sequence and includes:
- a CDS encoding hypothetical protein, conserved (encoded by transcript PVX_000565A), which gives rise to MEKSKEIFYDKEKRFFLHLMMYVSRFFLNDEEIVIFDLFVHNECLYLEKDIINSINMHEQKIRSILSKLLKEKFIIQVQKLKTTERGSSFQMYYCLNNYIVYVIDYRVRRMEVELRKDRNDSDLYVCTFCNATYSQLDAQLLPLDSYDAHFLCLCNNKIQLVERDESSDERIYSRYTKYLDILKEHTEKLKNYFIPLYTEKFSRVAPSSTHSPPADHSSDESLTNNSSELSLTNNSSLVSQNNPGRAAEQRKATNEETPTDACSSVIRSDKKIKICMNVKGKKGSIQVASPSSGGRAANPGKGEAEESTEQKGHTTGRTKHKSGDLAHAQQSASEMAVLKDAQKADEPEMPLFFIEKFNKEFSLMDAQKLQQDMTQDEFERFMELQDEYLDLI